In one Pseudomonas fitomaticsae genomic region, the following are encoded:
- a CDS encoding winged helix-turn-helix domain-containing tetratricopeptide repeat protein encodes MQFVFEDYVLDQQRRELTWRGEVVTVGPQVFDLLLLLVSNRERVVSKDELLSAVWSGRIVSESTITSHINAVRKAIGDTGEQQRLVRTVPRKGYRFVGEIIPCDSPVNTPEAPAKPEVAATLVLPEKPSITVLPFQNLSGDPEQDYFADGIVEDIITALSRLRWLFVIARNSSFTYKGRAVDARGVGQELGVRYVLEGSVRKCGNKIRITGQLIDTCSGTHLWAERFEGLLDDIFELQDQVAESVVGAIAPQLERAEIERAKRKPTDSLDAYDYYLRGTAKLHIGTREAIEQSLALFYRAIELDPEFASAYGMAAWCHFWRKLNGWMTDRPREIAEGARLARMGVELGRDDAVALTRCGHALAHLTGDVDGGIAFLDRARLLNPNLAPAWFLGGILRALRGETDAAIANLEHAVRLSPLDPEMFRMQVGMALAHFFAGRFELSASWAEKAQGNLPSLLVAAALIAASQALSGRTDKAGQTLERVRQLDPTLRVSSLSAWLPIQRPEDVARFAEGLRLAGLPE; translated from the coding sequence GTGCAATTCGTGTTTGAAGACTACGTGCTCGACCAGCAGCGCCGGGAACTGACCTGGCGCGGGGAGGTTGTGACTGTCGGGCCGCAGGTCTTCGATCTGCTGTTGCTGCTGGTCAGCAATCGCGAGCGGGTGGTGAGCAAGGACGAACTGTTGAGCGCGGTGTGGAGTGGCCGGATCGTTTCCGAATCGACCATCACCAGCCACATCAACGCTGTGCGCAAGGCCATCGGCGACACCGGCGAGCAGCAGCGCCTGGTGCGCACGGTGCCGCGCAAGGGCTATCGCTTTGTCGGTGAAATCATCCCGTGCGACAGCCCCGTCAATACGCCTGAAGCACCTGCGAAACCCGAGGTGGCCGCGACACTTGTCCTGCCGGAAAAACCTTCGATCACCGTCCTGCCATTCCAGAACCTCAGCGGCGACCCGGAGCAGGACTACTTCGCCGACGGCATCGTCGAAGACATCATCACCGCGTTGTCGCGCCTGCGCTGGCTGTTCGTCATCGCCCGCAATTCCAGCTTCACCTACAAGGGCAGGGCGGTGGATGCGCGGGGCGTGGGGCAGGAACTGGGTGTGCGTTATGTGCTGGAAGGCAGCGTGCGCAAGTGCGGCAACAAGATCCGCATCACCGGCCAGTTGATTGATACCTGCAGCGGAACGCACTTGTGGGCCGAGCGCTTCGAAGGCCTGCTCGACGATATTTTCGAACTCCAGGACCAAGTGGCCGAGAGCGTTGTGGGCGCCATCGCGCCGCAGCTCGAACGCGCGGAAATCGAACGGGCCAAACGCAAGCCCACCGACAGCCTCGATGCCTACGATTATTACCTGCGGGGAACCGCCAAGCTGCACATCGGCACCCGTGAGGCGATCGAGCAGTCACTGGCGCTGTTCTACCGGGCGATCGAACTGGATCCGGAATTCGCCTCGGCGTACGGCATGGCCGCTTGGTGCCATTTCTGGCGCAAGCTCAACGGCTGGATGACCGACCGGCCCCGGGAAATCGCCGAAGGTGCGCGGCTGGCGCGAATGGGGGTGGAACTGGGGCGCGATGACGCCGTGGCGCTGACCCGTTGCGGTCATGCTCTGGCCCATTTGACCGGGGATGTCGACGGTGGCATCGCCTTCCTCGACAGGGCTCGTTTGCTCAATCCCAACCTGGCCCCGGCGTGGTTTCTCGGCGGTATCCTGCGCGCCTTGCGTGGCGAAACCGACGCCGCCATCGCCAACCTCGAACATGCCGTGCGCCTGAGCCCGCTGGATCCGGAAATGTTCCGCATGCAGGTCGGGATGGCGCTGGCGCATTTCTTTGCCGGTCGTTTTGAACTCTCGGCTTCCTGGGCCGAAAAAGCGCAGGGAAACCTGCCCAGCCTGCTGGTAGCGGCCGCGTTGATCGCCGCAAGCCAGGCGCTCAGCGGGCGAACCGACAAAGCCGGGCAAACCTTGGAACGGGTGCGCCAGCTGGACCCAACATTGCGGGTATCCAGCCTGAGCGCGTGGCTGCCCATTCAACGGCCTGAAGACGTTGCCCGGTTTGCCGAAGGTTTGCGGTTGGCAGGGTTGCCGGAGTGA
- a CDS encoding SDR family oxidoreductase, translated as MKIVVIGGTGLIGSKLVNNLRERGHDALAASPNTGVNSITREGLAEAMDGAQVVVDVSNAPSWEDQAVLDFFETSTRNLLAAEAAAGVRHHVALSIVASERSPANGYFRAKVAQENLIKASSIPYTLLRATQFFEFVGGIAQSATVGEEVRLSPALIQPMASDDVAAALTDVALAAPLNGTQEIAGPEAMPLDELVRRYFRATHDTRKVIPDVHARYFGDVLDDQSLTPGSSNPRLGPTRFEDWLAKSTQR; from the coding sequence ATGAAGATCGTCGTTATCGGAGGCACCGGCCTCATCGGATCGAAACTTGTGAACAATCTGCGCGAACGCGGCCACGACGCCCTCGCCGCCTCCCCCAACACCGGCGTCAACAGCATCACCCGCGAAGGCCTGGCCGAAGCGATGGACGGTGCCCAGGTGGTGGTTGATGTGTCCAACGCGCCGTCGTGGGAAGACCAGGCCGTACTCGACTTTTTCGAAACCTCCACCCGCAACCTGCTCGCCGCTGAAGCCGCCGCCGGGGTTCGCCATCACGTAGCGCTGTCGATCGTCGCCAGTGAGCGCTCGCCTGCCAACGGCTACTTCCGCGCCAAGGTCGCGCAGGAGAACCTGATCAAAGCGTCGAGCATTCCGTACACCCTGCTGCGGGCCACGCAGTTCTTCGAATTTGTCGGCGGCATTGCCCAGTCCGCCACCGTTGGCGAGGAAGTACGCCTGTCGCCGGCGTTGATCCAGCCCATGGCCTCAGACGACGTCGCCGCTGCACTCACTGACGTAGCACTGGCAGCGCCGCTCAACGGCACGCAGGAAATTGCCGGCCCCGAAGCCATGCCGCTCGACGAGTTGGTCAGACGCTATTTCCGCGCTACCCACGACACCCGCAAGGTGATCCCGGACGTCCACGCCCGCTACTTCGGCGACGTACTCGACGACCAGTCGCTTACCCCCGGCAGCAGCAACCCGCGCCTGGGCCCAACCCGCTTTGAAGACTGGCTGGCGAAATCGACCCAGCGCTGA
- a CDS encoding cupin domain-containing protein codes for MFSRILLAAAFAALSISSASAAEPQGGKVTVVFDRALPNVPGKSMRGVLVEYAPGGSSPAHFHPKSAFIYATVLDGAVRSKVGDGPEKVYKAGENFVEQPGDFHAVSANASTTEPSRLLAVFVLDSSETDLVKPVKPVKP; via the coding sequence ATGTTCAGCCGAATCCTGCTCGCCGCCGCTTTTGCGGCCCTTTCGATTTCGTCCGCCTCGGCCGCCGAGCCGCAGGGGGGCAAGGTCACTGTGGTGTTCGACCGCGCCCTGCCCAACGTCCCCGGCAAATCCATGCGGGGCGTGCTGGTGGAATACGCGCCCGGTGGATCTTCTCCGGCGCACTTCCATCCGAAGTCCGCGTTCATCTACGCCACGGTGCTTGACGGCGCTGTGCGCAGCAAAGTCGGCGACGGGCCGGAGAAGGTCTACAAGGCCGGGGAAAACTTCGTCGAGCAACCGGGCGATTTCCACGCGGTGAGCGCCAATGCCAGCACCACCGAACCGTCCCGTCTGCTGGCGGTGTTCGTGCTCGACAGCAGCGAGACCGACCTGGTCAAGCCGGTCAAGCCGGTCAAGCCGTAA
- a CDS encoding DHA2 family efflux MFS transporter permease subunit, whose protein sequence is MNRSAADRPGVLLMIGILLASLTEAIAGTALVLGRSDIIGDTAATPDEFAWLDIGYTGFKLIGFMTASWLLARFAPRNVIVAATLAMGLACAIAACSTRLDLLIALRILQGFAGGTLLVAGQVLIFRSYRRQLQPALQALFAIGAVVASATLTPALQGWLVDSQSWTWIFLSVVPLALVASGLLLITATPTPAPASRRPLDGLGLLLSATALLCFTYVLSQGERWDWFEAPRIVWLTLVGSAALLGFLGQQLLSNGKGVLDFSLFRSSDFSFAFIVSFVAGAALFGSAYLIPAFAVSVLGFTFTEAGLLLLPSGVLFVVALLIAAWLMQSRGVAPFATVPFGILMIMIAMWLLSGSTRESGSADMMSAILLRGLGLGFLFLSITLIAFTHLNSRNLAAGIGLFNTGRQLGGLIGVAGLQTLIEHGHAANAVILGSSVTPGSPALIERLTNTGSWLMGKGMEPAAAARVATNLLGRTVSEQSLVIAFDSAFMAVTLLFAVAAPLLVAIKIGFAKHA, encoded by the coding sequence ATGAACCGGTCTGCCGCAGACCGGCCCGGCGTGCTGCTGATGATCGGCATTCTGCTGGCCAGCCTCACCGAAGCGATTGCGGGCACCGCGCTGGTACTGGGCCGCAGCGACATCATCGGTGACACCGCCGCCACACCCGATGAATTTGCCTGGCTGGACATCGGCTACACCGGGTTCAAGTTGATCGGTTTCATGACGGCGTCTTGGCTACTGGCGCGCTTCGCCCCGCGCAACGTCATCGTCGCTGCGACCCTGGCCATGGGGCTGGCCTGCGCCATCGCTGCCTGCAGCACACGGCTCGACCTGCTGATCGCGCTGCGCATCCTGCAGGGGTTTGCCGGCGGCACGCTGCTGGTGGCCGGCCAGGTGCTGATCTTTCGCAGCTACCGGCGCCAGCTGCAACCCGCGCTGCAAGCGCTGTTCGCCATCGGCGCGGTCGTCGCTTCCGCCACGTTGACGCCCGCCCTGCAAGGCTGGCTGGTCGACAGCCAGTCCTGGACGTGGATTTTCCTCAGCGTCGTGCCATTGGCATTGGTGGCCAGCGGACTGTTACTCATCACAGCCACCCCGACACCCGCCCCAGCCAGCCGACGTCCATTAGACGGTCTGGGGCTGTTGCTGAGCGCCACCGCCCTGCTCTGCTTCACCTACGTGCTCAGCCAGGGCGAGCGCTGGGACTGGTTCGAGGCGCCGCGCATCGTCTGGCTGACGCTGGTCGGTAGCGCAGCCTTGCTGGGGTTTCTGGGCCAGCAACTGTTGAGCAACGGCAAAGGCGTGCTCGACTTCAGTCTGTTCAGATCGAGCGATTTCTCGTTCGCCTTCATCGTCAGCTTCGTCGCGGGTGCAGCGCTGTTCGGCAGTGCGTACCTGATTCCAGCCTTTGCCGTGTCGGTGCTCGGTTTCACCTTCACCGAGGCCGGCCTGCTGCTGTTGCCCAGCGGCGTACTGTTTGTCGTAGCGCTGCTGATCGCGGCCTGGCTGATGCAGTCGCGCGGCGTGGCGCCGTTTGCCACGGTGCCGTTCGGCATTCTGATGATCATGATTGCCATGTGGCTGCTGTCCGGCTCGACCCGCGAAAGCGGCAGCGCAGACATGATGAGCGCCATCCTGCTGCGCGGGCTCGGGCTGGGCTTTCTGTTTCTGTCGATCACCCTGATCGCGTTCACTCACCTCAACAGCCGCAATCTGGCGGCCGGCATCGGCCTGTTCAATACAGGCCGCCAGTTGGGCGGGCTGATCGGCGTGGCCGGGCTGCAAACGCTGATCGAGCACGGCCACGCCGCCAACGCCGTGATCCTGGGCAGCAGCGTCACGCCGGGCAGCCCGGCACTCATCGAACGGCTGACGAACACTGGCTCATGGCTGATGGGCAAAGGCATGGAGCCTGCGGCGGCGGCCCGGGTCGCGACGAATCTGCTGGGACGGACAGTCTCGGAGCAGTCGCTGGTGATTGCCTTTGACAGTGCGTTCATGGCGGTGACGTTGCTGTTTGCGGTGGCGGCACCGCTGCTGGTGGCAATCAAGATCGGCTTTGCGAAACACGCCTGA
- a CDS encoding HlyD family secretion protein encodes MNAPQSTAASTAPSETASATPRQGKRKAAGLLSCAAALAIVAGGYTVFYGGNSISTDNAYVRGDVTSLAAKVAGYVTSVEVRDNQSVQSGDVLFRIDDQDYRARLAQAEANFKSAQARLSDVDAQTQLQHAQIRQAEAERRSAAAQMNLAGKTHDRNRKLIASNAVSMALVDETAAAQTRASAAVDAASASVEAQRQRLAVLLAQRGAALAAMAQAEAAQDLARIDLDSTVVRAPVTGVVGNRQVRVGRYVTPGVALLDIVPVQDVWVVANFKETQLEHLQPGQPVRITVDGYPDDALEGVVDSFAPGSGSAFSLLPTDNATGNFVRVVQRVPVKIRLANNPLPGRIVPGLSARVDVERGDGS; translated from the coding sequence ATGAACGCGCCCCAGTCCACCGCCGCCAGCACGGCGCCATCCGAAACCGCGTCCGCCACACCGCGCCAAGGCAAGCGCAAGGCGGCAGGACTGCTGTCGTGCGCCGCCGCTCTGGCGATCGTGGCGGGCGGTTATACCGTGTTTTACGGCGGTAACAGCATCTCGACCGACAACGCCTATGTGCGGGGCGATGTGACGTCCCTGGCGGCGAAAGTCGCCGGCTACGTCACCAGCGTCGAGGTGCGCGACAACCAGTCAGTGCAGAGCGGCGACGTGCTGTTTCGCATCGACGATCAGGACTATCGCGCCCGCCTCGCCCAGGCCGAAGCCAACTTCAAATCGGCACAGGCGCGCCTCAGCGATGTCGATGCCCAGACGCAACTGCAACATGCGCAGATTCGCCAGGCCGAGGCCGAGCGCCGCTCCGCCGCCGCGCAGATGAACCTCGCCGGCAAGACCCACGACCGCAACCGCAAACTGATCGCCAGCAATGCCGTGAGCATGGCGCTGGTCGATGAGACGGCGGCGGCCCAGACGCGTGCATCCGCAGCAGTGGATGCGGCTTCGGCGTCGGTCGAGGCACAACGCCAACGCCTCGCTGTGTTGCTGGCCCAGCGCGGCGCCGCCCTCGCGGCCATGGCTCAGGCCGAGGCAGCGCAGGATCTGGCCCGGATAGACCTCGACAGCACCGTGGTGCGTGCGCCCGTGACCGGAGTGGTCGGCAACCGTCAGGTACGGGTCGGCCGTTACGTCACGCCGGGGGTGGCCTTGCTCGACATCGTCCCGGTGCAGGACGTGTGGGTCGTGGCCAACTTCAAGGAAACCCAGCTGGAGCATCTCCAGCCCGGTCAGCCGGTGCGCATCACCGTCGACGGCTACCCGGACGATGCGCTGGAGGGCGTGGTCGACAGCTTTGCTCCCGGCAGCGGCTCGGCCTTCAGCCTGTTGCCGACCGACAACGCCACGGGCAATTTCGTCCGGGTGGTGCAGCGGGTGCCGGTGAAAATCCGCCTGGCCAATAATCCCCTGCCGGGGCGCATCGTGCCGGGGCTTTCAGCGCGGGTCGACGTGGAGCGTGGAGACGGGTCATGA
- a CDS encoding GNAT family N-acetyltransferase translates to MLELTTQRLDLRTMVESDWPLFLRLHCEPQTMQYVFGEIAEDQVRKGFEHRLPAWGPQSDHWLCLVVTDRASGQELGVTGFRILSPGHAEVGCLLLPEHQGKGFGTESRQAIIDYAAAIGLDSLESTVTDGNIASCKVLEKCGFVFERRVPQAYQIGDRWFDDLIYRYQIS, encoded by the coding sequence ATGCTCGAGCTCACCACGCAACGCCTGGACCTGCGCACGATGGTCGAATCCGACTGGCCGCTGTTCCTCAGGCTGCATTGCGAGCCGCAGACCATGCAGTACGTGTTCGGCGAAATTGCCGAGGACCAGGTGCGTAAAGGCTTCGAGCATCGTCTTCCGGCCTGGGGGCCGCAGTCGGATCACTGGTTGTGTCTGGTGGTAACCGACAGGGCCAGCGGTCAGGAACTGGGCGTGACCGGATTCCGTATCCTGTCGCCGGGGCATGCCGAGGTGGGTTGCCTGCTGTTGCCCGAACATCAGGGCAAAGGCTTTGGCACCGAGTCGCGGCAGGCGATCATCGACTATGCCGCCGCCATCGGCCTGGACTCGTTGGAGTCGACCGTGACCGACGGTAATATCGCGTCCTGCAAGGTGTTGGAGAAATGCGGTTTTGTATTCGAGCGCCGCGTGCCGCAGGCCTATCAGATTGGAGATCGGTGGTTTGACGACCTGATCTACCGCTATCAAATCAGCTGA
- a CDS encoding NAD(P)-dependent alcohol dehydrogenase encodes MLVHAYGAHAGDQPLEPMQINRRAPAAHDVQIDIAFCGICHSDLHQVRAEWAGTQFPCVPGHEIVGRVSAVGAHVSDYKVGDLVGVGCIVDSCKHCDDCETGLENYCDGMIGTYNFPTPDAPGWTLGGYSQNIVVHERYVLRIRHPEAQLAAVAPLLCAGITTYSPLRQWNAGPGKKVGVVGIGGLGHMGIKLAHAMGAHVVAFTTSESKREAAKALGADEVVVSRNAEEMAAHTKSFDLILNTVAAPHDLDAFLVLLKRDGALTLVGAPASPHPSPNVFNLIMKRRTIAGSMIGGIPQTQEMLDFCAEHGIVSDIELIRADQINASYERMLQGDVKYRFVIDNATLAG; translated from the coding sequence ATGCTCGTACATGCCTACGGTGCCCACGCCGGCGACCAACCCCTTGAGCCCATGCAGATCAATCGCCGCGCGCCGGCCGCCCATGATGTGCAGATCGACATCGCCTTCTGCGGCATCTGCCACTCCGACCTGCACCAGGTGCGCGCCGAATGGGCCGGGACGCAATTCCCCTGCGTGCCGGGGCACGAGATTGTCGGCCGCGTTTCGGCAGTCGGTGCGCACGTTTCCGACTACAAGGTCGGTGATCTGGTGGGTGTCGGCTGCATCGTCGACAGCTGCAAACACTGCGACGACTGCGAAACCGGCCTGGAAAACTACTGTGACGGCATGATCGGCACCTACAACTTCCCGACCCCGGACGCACCCGGCTGGACCCTTGGCGGCTACTCGCAAAACATCGTGGTGCATGAGCGCTACGTGCTGCGTATCCGTCATCCAGAAGCTCAACTGGCCGCCGTCGCGCCGCTGCTGTGTGCGGGCATCACCACGTACTCGCCACTGCGTCAGTGGAACGCCGGACCGGGCAAAAAGGTCGGCGTGGTCGGTATCGGTGGCCTTGGCCACATGGGGATCAAACTGGCCCATGCGATGGGCGCGCATGTCGTGGCGTTCACCACCTCCGAGTCCAAGCGCGAAGCCGCCAAGGCTCTGGGCGCCGATGAGGTCGTGGTGTCGCGCAACGCCGAGGAAATGGCCGCGCACACCAAGAGCTTTGACTTGATCCTCAACACCGTCGCCGCGCCTCACGATCTCGATGCGTTTCTGGTGCTGCTCAAGCGCGACGGTGCCCTGACGCTGGTCGGTGCCCCCGCCTCGCCGCATCCGTCACCGAACGTGTTCAACCTGATCATGAAGCGCCGGACCATCGCCGGTTCGATGATCGGCGGCATCCCGCAAACCCAGGAGATGCTGGATTTCTGTGCCGAGCACGGCATCGTTTCCGACATCGAGCTGATTCGCGCCGATCAGATCAACGCGTCCTACGAGCGGATGCTGCAGGGCGACGTGAAATATCGGTTCGTGATTGATAACGCGACGCTGGCCGGCTGA
- a CDS encoding GSCFA domain-containing protein, whose translation MNPYQCLPPRAFWRTAVADKPALHIDQLWTPQFEIGNKDAIVTAGSCFAQHIGRALVERGMNWLDAEPAPTELPAADWKAHNYGVFSFRTGNLYTPAMLCQWLEWALGVSLPPDETWAHDGRFFDPFRPAVEPDGFASEDALFASREATLDAIRTALRRANVFVFTLGLTEAWQNRQTGLVYPVCPGTVRGTFDPRLHKFCNFGFMDTYGDMVRALELMRSINPQLRLLLTVSPVPLTATATGEHVLSATTYSKSVLRAVAGQLCEDLHDVDYFPSYEIITGTPFKGAFYQPNQREVTPEGVAFVMQQFFAGLDAVQPVQTPVSVPSTSVSSEELVCEDAVLDYYA comes from the coding sequence GTGAATCCTTATCAATGCCTGCCACCCCGCGCTTTCTGGCGCACCGCCGTGGCTGACAAGCCCGCGCTGCACATCGATCAACTGTGGACGCCACAGTTCGAGATCGGCAACAAGGACGCCATCGTCACCGCCGGCTCGTGTTTCGCCCAGCACATCGGTCGTGCGCTGGTGGAGCGCGGCATGAACTGGCTGGACGCGGAACCGGCCCCGACCGAATTGCCCGCAGCCGACTGGAAAGCCCACAACTACGGGGTGTTCTCGTTCCGCACCGGCAATCTGTACACCCCGGCGATGCTGTGCCAGTGGCTCGAATGGGCGCTGGGCGTGAGCCTGCCGCCCGACGAAACCTGGGCCCATGACGGGCGTTTCTTCGACCCGTTCCGCCCGGCCGTGGAGCCAGACGGATTTGCCAGCGAGGACGCGCTGTTCGCATCGCGCGAAGCCACCCTCGACGCCATTCGCACCGCCCTGCGCCGGGCCAACGTGTTTGTGTTCACTCTCGGCCTGACCGAAGCCTGGCAAAACCGCCAGACGGGTCTGGTGTATCCCGTATGCCCCGGCACTGTGCGTGGCACCTTCGATCCGCGGCTTCACAAGTTCTGCAACTTCGGCTTCATGGACACCTATGGCGACATGGTCAGGGCGCTGGAATTGATGCGCTCGATCAACCCGCAACTGCGCCTGCTGCTCACCGTGTCACCGGTACCCCTGACGGCGACGGCCACGGGCGAGCATGTGCTGAGCGCCACCACCTATTCCAAATCGGTCCTGCGCGCCGTCGCCGGGCAGCTATGTGAAGACCTGCACGACGTCGACTATTTCCCTTCTTACGAAATCATCACGGGCACACCGTTCAAGGGCGCGTTCTATCAGCCCAACCAGCGCGAGGTCACGCCCGAAGGCGTGGCGTTCGTCATGCAGCAGTTTTTCGCCGGGCTGGATGCGGTTCAACCGGTGCAGACGCCGGTCAGCGTGCCCTCTACCAGCGTGTCCAGCGAGGAGCTTGTCTGTGAAGACGCCGTGCTCGATTACTACGCCTAG